A stretch of Geomonas oryzisoli DNA encodes these proteins:
- a CDS encoding DegT/DnrJ/EryC1/StrS family aminotransferase gives MRSEFLPFSTPTIEDAEINEVVDSLKSGWITTGPKVKRFEEEFRAYVGAPFAVPLSSATAGLHLTLLALKFQEGDEVITTPMTFASTVSICVLCGLKPVLVDIEPGTLNLDVSRVREKITPRTRAIIPVHFAGQPCDMDPIFELAREFNLTVIEDAAHAAGTEYKGRRIGSLDSVSIFSFHPNKNITTGEGGMVCTPDEALAEEVSLLKFHGMSREAWKRFAASGTPNYDIVLPGFKYNMMDIQAAIGIHQLPKLDGFIERRTEIAHFYNRELADVAELCLPAYAPYPQRHAWHLYTPLVKIERLSIDRDGFMAKLKELNIGSGLHYKAVHRHAWYQANLPQPENALQNADYASDRILSLPLFPKMTEDDARDVVEAVKDVIARNRT, from the coding sequence GTGCGCAGCGAGTTTCTACCCTTTTCCACACCGACCATCGAGGACGCCGAAATAAACGAGGTGGTCGACTCTCTCAAGTCGGGCTGGATCACCACCGGTCCGAAGGTGAAGCGCTTCGAGGAGGAGTTCCGCGCCTATGTGGGGGCCCCCTTCGCGGTGCCCCTCTCCTCGGCGACCGCGGGGCTGCACCTGACCCTTCTGGCCCTTAAGTTCCAGGAAGGGGATGAAGTGATCACCACGCCGATGACCTTCGCCTCCACGGTGAGCATCTGCGTGCTGTGCGGGCTGAAGCCGGTCCTAGTCGACATCGAGCCCGGGACCCTCAACCTGGACGTCTCCCGGGTGCGCGAGAAGATCACCCCCCGCACCCGGGCCATCATCCCGGTGCACTTCGCCGGGCAGCCCTGCGACATGGACCCGATCTTCGAACTGGCCCGCGAGTTCAACCTCACGGTGATCGAGGACGCGGCCCACGCCGCCGGGACCGAGTACAAGGGGCGCAGGATCGGCTCGCTCGACAGCGTCTCCATCTTCTCCTTCCACCCCAACAAGAACATCACCACCGGCGAAGGGGGAATGGTCTGCACCCCGGACGAGGCGCTCGCCGAGGAGGTGTCGCTTTTGAAGTTCCACGGCATGAGCCGCGAGGCATGGAAGCGCTTCGCCGCCAGCGGCACCCCCAACTACGACATCGTGCTCCCCGGTTTCAAGTACAACATGATGGACATCCAGGCTGCGATCGGCATCCACCAGCTCCCCAAGCTGGACGGCTTCATCGAACGGCGCACCGAGATCGCCCACTTCTACAACAGGGAACTGGCCGACGTCGCGGAGCTGTGTCTCCCCGCGTACGCCCCCTACCCGCAGCGCCACGCCTGGCATCTCTACACGCCGCTGGTGAAGATTGAGCGCCTCTCCATCGACCGCGACGGTTTCATGGCGAAGCTGAAGGAGCTCAACATCGGCAGCGGTCTGCACTACAAGGCGGTGCACCGCCACGCCTGGTACCAGGCCAACCTGCCGCAGCCGGAAAACGCGTTGCAAAACGCCGACTATGCCTCCGACCGCATCCTGTCGCTGCCCTTGTTCCCTAAAATGACCGAGGACGACGCCCGCGACGTGGTCGAGGCCGTCAAGGACGTGATCGCAAGGAACCGTACATGA
- a CDS encoding bifunctional UDP-4-keto-pentose/UDP-xylose synthase — protein MKVLILGVNGFIGNALTHRILTTTDWEVYGLDMACDKLERSMGHQRFHFLEGDITINKEWIEYNIKKCDVVLPLVAIATPITYVKDPLRVFELDFEENLKVIRLCAKYNKRVIFPSTSEVYGMSPDREFDEENSPLMLGPINKERWIYSCAKQMLDRVIYAYGAHEGLHYTLFRPFNWIGPKLDSISTAKEGSSRVLTQFLYNILAGEPIQLVDGGEQRRSFTFLEDGIDCLMRIIENRDGCADARIFNIGTPGNDLSVKELAHKLLELVQQYPDYRDKAQSCRIVEVTSGDYYGKGYQDMLTRVPSVDNAKKHLGWEPKTSVDDALKQTLDFYLIEQRETIQHLL, from the coding sequence ATGAAGGTACTGATCCTGGGTGTCAACGGCTTCATCGGCAATGCCCTCACCCATCGAATCCTGACCACCACCGACTGGGAAGTCTACGGCCTCGACATGGCCTGCGACAAGCTCGAGCGGTCCATGGGTCACCAGCGCTTCCACTTCCTGGAAGGTGACATCACCATCAACAAGGAGTGGATCGAATACAACATCAAGAAATGCGACGTGGTGCTGCCGCTGGTGGCCATCGCCACCCCCATCACCTACGTCAAGGATCCGCTTCGCGTCTTCGAACTGGACTTCGAGGAAAACCTGAAGGTGATCCGCCTCTGCGCGAAGTACAACAAGCGCGTCATCTTCCCCTCCACCTCCGAGGTCTACGGCATGAGCCCCGACCGCGAGTTCGACGAAGAGAACTCCCCGCTCATGCTCGGCCCGATCAACAAGGAACGCTGGATCTACTCCTGCGCCAAGCAGATGCTGGACCGGGTCATCTACGCCTACGGCGCCCACGAAGGGCTGCACTACACCCTGTTCCGCCCCTTCAACTGGATCGGCCCCAAGCTTGACTCCATCAGTACGGCCAAGGAAGGGAGCTCGCGCGTCCTGACCCAGTTCCTCTACAACATCCTGGCCGGAGAACCGATCCAACTCGTGGACGGCGGCGAGCAGCGCCGCTCCTTCACCTTCCTCGAGGACGGCATCGACTGCCTGATGCGCATCATCGAAAACCGCGATGGCTGCGCCGACGCCCGGATCTTCAACATCGGCACCCCCGGCAACGACCTATCGGTAAAAGAACTGGCGCACAAGCTGCTGGAACTGGTACAACAGTATCCCGATTACCGGGACAAGGCACAAAGCTGCCGCATCGTCGAGGTCACCTCGGGCGATTACTACGGTAAGGGATACCAGGACATGCTGACCAGGGTCCCCTCGGTGGACAACGCAAAGAAGCACCTGGGCTGGGAGCCGAAGACTTCCGTCGACGACGCCCTGAAGCAGACCCTCGACTTTTACCTGATCGAGCAGCGGGAAACCATCCAGCATCTTTTGTAA
- a CDS encoding phospholipid carrier-dependent glycosyltransferase: MPFPLDPLDYLTRSHESRRRDLLLLTVLFGLLFLQLLGHFPLIDPDEARYAEIPREMLERGDLVTPLLNYVKYFEKPVLLYWLNAISFYLFGISEFSARLVCALSGLGTVLFSYHLGRELFGRRTGLLAALILGGCTGFLIQARINITDIPLTFTMTVALGSYILAARDAQQPRAGYYYLFYVFAALAVLAKGLIGIVLPGAVIFWHIVLTRRWRILKEMRLIPGGLLFLAVAAPWFVLVCQRNPEFFQFFFIHEHFERFLTKVHRRYQPFWYFIPILFGFMIPWSFFIPSALRNFWRNRAATGGEARLYLALWAIIIFAFFSKSNSKLPAYILPVYPALAILIGTLFDRAFNGDFRPMRRPALAFGWLLTLMGCAALLYPLVAHRPLVGPVGGLVIGSILILQGAVGLAAVKREDARQLFCGLLAGSILLFLTAPHIVFPLFVERKSYREPGEIVKKLAGPDAVLASQGLRQGLGYYAERRCVIFDGPGEIEFGSKIGDQSAWFLNRDRFRALWNGPKPVYAMILRGYLAELSASSAVRPRILWQSSKHYLVTNR; encoded by the coding sequence ATGCCGTTTCCGCTGGATCCGCTGGACTATCTTACCCGCTCGCACGAGTCGCGAAGACGGGATCTGTTACTGCTTACCGTGCTGTTCGGACTGCTGTTCCTCCAACTGCTCGGCCACTTCCCCCTCATAGACCCCGACGAGGCGCGCTACGCCGAGATCCCCAGGGAGATGCTGGAACGCGGCGACCTGGTCACCCCCCTGCTCAATTACGTGAAGTACTTCGAGAAGCCGGTGCTGTTGTACTGGCTGAACGCCATCTCTTTCTACCTGTTCGGCATCAGCGAATTTTCGGCCCGGCTGGTCTGCGCCCTGAGCGGCCTCGGCACCGTGCTCTTCAGCTATCACCTGGGAAGGGAGCTCTTCGGCCGGCGGACCGGACTCCTCGCCGCCCTGATCCTGGGCGGCTGTACGGGCTTCCTGATCCAGGCGCGCATCAACATCACCGACATCCCGCTTACCTTCACCATGACCGTGGCGCTGGGGAGCTACATCCTCGCCGCCCGCGACGCGCAACAACCCAGGGCGGGCTATTACTACCTCTTCTACGTCTTCGCGGCACTCGCGGTATTGGCCAAGGGACTGATCGGCATCGTGCTTCCGGGGGCGGTGATATTCTGGCACATCGTGCTGACCCGCCGCTGGCGCATCCTGAAGGAAATGCGCCTGATCCCGGGGGGGCTGCTGTTTCTCGCCGTCGCCGCGCCGTGGTTCGTGCTCGTGTGCCAGCGCAATCCCGAGTTCTTCCAGTTCTTTTTCATCCACGAACACTTCGAGCGCTTTCTCACCAAGGTGCACCGGCGCTACCAGCCGTTTTGGTACTTCATCCCCATCCTGTTCGGCTTCATGATCCCCTGGTCATTCTTCATCCCGAGCGCGCTGCGCAACTTCTGGCGCAACCGGGCCGCTACGGGGGGAGAGGCGCGCCTGTACCTCGCGCTGTGGGCGATCATCATCTTCGCGTTTTTCTCGAAGTCGAACTCGAAGCTGCCGGCGTACATCCTGCCGGTGTACCCGGCGCTGGCCATACTGATCGGCACGCTCTTCGACCGGGCCTTCAACGGCGACTTCCGCCCGATGCGCCGCCCCGCGCTCGCCTTCGGCTGGCTGCTGACCCTTATGGGGTGCGCCGCCCTGCTCTACCCGCTGGTTGCGCACAGGCCGCTGGTCGGACCGGTCGGGGGGCTCGTGATCGGCTCGATCCTGATCTTACAGGGAGCGGTCGGGCTGGCTGCGGTGAAACGTGAAGACGCGCGGCAGCTCTTTTGCGGCCTCCTCGCCGGGTCGATCCTCCTCTTTCTGACCGCGCCCCATATCGTCTTTCCGCTGTTCGTGGAGCGCAAGTCGTACCGCGAACCGGGGGAGATCGTCAAAAAGCTGGCCGGTCCGGATGCGGTGCTGGCGAGCCAGGGGTTGCGCCAGGGGTTGGGCTACTACGCCGAGCGCCGCTGCGTCATCTTCGACGGCCCCGGCGAGATCGAGTTCGGCAGCAAGATCGGCGACCAGTCCGCCTGGTTCTTGAACCGCGACAGGTTCCGTGCGCTCTGGAACGGCCCCAAGCCGGTGTACGCCATGATACTGCGCGGCTATCTGGCAGAGCTCTCGGCGAGCTCCGCCGTCCGGCCGCGCATCCTGTGGCAAAGTTCGAAACACTACCTGGTAACCAACAGATAG
- the cobO gene encoding cob(I)yrinic acid a,c-diamide adenosyltransferase, which yields MKLERGLIQVYTGNGKGKTTASLGLALRAVGRELKVCMIQFMKGGGPYGEQMAAEKLAPFLTIIQTGRPGWVNKDNPAQADKDLAAEALALATEKLCSGEYDLVILDEANGAVSMGLLPVERLLELMAAKPEHVELVLTGRNAHEKVIEAADLVTEMCEIKHYYKAGVGARVGIEK from the coding sequence TTGAAACTGGAACGCGGTCTTATTCAGGTGTATACCGGTAACGGCAAGGGGAAGACCACCGCCTCGCTGGGGCTCGCCCTGCGTGCCGTCGGCCGCGAGCTGAAGGTCTGCATGATCCAGTTCATGAAAGGGGGAGGGCCTTACGGCGAGCAGATGGCCGCCGAGAAGCTGGCGCCTTTTCTCACCATCATCCAGACCGGACGGCCGGGATGGGTGAACAAGGACAACCCGGCCCAGGCCGACAAGGACCTTGCCGCCGAGGCGCTTGCCCTCGCTACGGAGAAGCTTTGCAGCGGCGAGTACGACCTCGTCATACTCGACGAAGCCAACGGCGCCGTTTCCATGGGGCTTCTTCCGGTTGAGCGTCTGCTGGAGCTGATGGCCGCCAAGCCGGAGCACGTGGAGCTGGTTTTGACCGGCCGCAACGCCCACGAAAAGGTCATCGAGGCGGCGGACCTGGTCACGGAGATGTGCGAGATCAAGCACTATTACAAAGCCGGTGTCGGCGCGCGCGTCGGCATTGAAAAATAG
- a CDS encoding cobalamin B12-binding domain-containing protein: MAERRIRVLVGKPGLDGHDRGAKIIARAFRDAGFEVIYTGLHQTPEQIVSAAIQEDVDLVALSILSGAHNTLLPAVREIMTEKGASDIVLMAGGVIPEDDIPGLKAAGIAEVFTPGTSTETIVGWVRSNITPHA, encoded by the coding sequence ATGGCTGAAAGAAGAATACGCGTGCTGGTGGGAAAGCCTGGTCTTGACGGCCATGACCGGGGTGCCAAGATCATTGCCCGTGCCTTTCGCGATGCGGGTTTCGAGGTAATTTACACGGGGCTGCACCAGACCCCGGAGCAGATCGTCTCCGCCGCCATCCAGGAGGACGTCGATCTCGTCGCCCTTTCCATCCTCTCCGGCGCACACAACACCCTGCTTCCGGCGGTGCGGGAGATCATGACCGAGAAGGGTGCTTCCGACATCGTTTTGATGGCTGGGGGCGTCATTCCCGAGGACGACATCCCCGGGCTGAAAGCGGCCGGCATCGCCGAAGTATTCACCCCCGGCACCTCCACCGAGACCATCGTCGGCTGGGTACGCAGCAACATCACGCCCCACGCCTAA
- the meaB gene encoding methylmalonyl Co-A mutase-associated GTPase MeaB → MTLAERVLDGDIRAAARLMRDIDDRFKSAIEELKTLYPHTGNAYIIGITGPPGAGKSTLVDQIVAAYRKKDLLVGVVAIDPTSPFSGGAILGDRIRMNRHADDAGVFIRSLATRGALGGLSRSTTDVVNVMDAMGMDVIVIETVGVGQDEVDIVSTAHTTVVVMVPGLGDDIQAIKAGILEIGDVFVVNKADRDGADRTARELTTMLEMKHPDPDGWAPRVLQTEGARGVGIAELVEEFDAHHTYLRESGALQRLIEERNVKLFTDTLREELFETVFGAIKGNGTYDEILAGMRSKSTDPYSAVQEVMAGRAFS, encoded by the coding sequence ATGACCCTGGCCGAACGCGTGCTCGACGGCGACATACGCGCCGCCGCGCGCCTGATGCGCGACATCGATGACCGCTTCAAAAGCGCCATCGAGGAACTGAAGACCCTCTACCCCCACACCGGCAACGCCTACATCATCGGCATCACCGGACCGCCGGGGGCGGGGAAGTCGACCCTGGTGGACCAGATCGTTGCCGCCTACCGCAAGAAAGACCTCCTGGTCGGTGTGGTCGCCATCGACCCCACCAGCCCCTTCTCCGGCGGCGCCATCCTCGGCGACCGCATCAGGATGAACCGCCACGCCGACGATGCCGGCGTCTTCATCCGCAGCCTCGCCACGCGCGGGGCCCTGGGCGGCCTCTCACGCTCGACCACCGACGTGGTCAACGTCATGGATGCCATGGGGATGGACGTCATCGTCATCGAAACGGTCGGGGTAGGGCAGGACGAGGTGGATATCGTCAGTACCGCACACACGACGGTGGTGGTCATGGTCCCGGGGCTTGGCGACGATATCCAGGCCATCAAGGCGGGTATCCTTGAAATCGGCGACGTCTTCGTGGTCAACAAGGCCGACCGCGACGGGGCCGACCGCACCGCCCGCGAACTTACCACCATGCTGGAGATGAAGCACCCGGACCCGGACGGATGGGCACCGCGCGTGCTGCAGACCGAAGGGGCGCGCGGGGTCGGCATCGCCGAACTGGTGGAGGAGTTCGACGCGCACCACACCTACCTGAGGGAGTCGGGAGCCTTGCAGCGCCTCATCGAGGAGCGCAACGTCAAGCTCTTCACCGACACCCTGAGGGAAGAGCTCTTCGAGACCGTCTTCGGCGCCATCAAGGGCAACGGCACCTACGATGAGATCCTGGCCGGCATGCGTTCCAAGAGCACGGACCCCTACAGTGCCGTCCAGGAAGTAATGGCGGGACGCGCTTTTTCTTGA
- a CDS encoding L,D-transpeptidase — MLRKVLVFVVLAILFSIVVYNPSATSEPGANPQDPAKEDLSRVEYPSLAKVPWRSHFIEPQETLESLYGADWVTVARFNRIDRRHVYPGMTIKVPVDIVAARNYTPMPQEYPEAKRYGKYILIDMTEQWMGAYENGKLKFSAPAATGAPGHETPVGVFHIDARHRNHTSSLYKTEDESGQYPMDNAMRFHIGPDNVSYWIHARDLPGKPASHGCVGLYDEGMQNRVYGIPAKPQLIDSQKFYAWAVGENEYDGDTGDLEELEGAPVVEVRGTNPVYRK, encoded by the coding sequence ATGTTACGTAAGGTTTTGGTTTTTGTAGTCCTGGCGATCCTTTTTTCCATCGTGGTATATAACCCCTCCGCAACCTCCGAGCCCGGAGCGAACCCGCAGGACCCTGCCAAGGAAGACCTCTCCCGAGTAGAGTACCCAAGCCTCGCCAAGGTCCCCTGGCGCTCCCACTTCATCGAGCCGCAGGAAACCCTCGAGTCGCTCTACGGCGCCGATTGGGTCACCGTGGCCCGCTTCAACCGCATCGACCGACGCCACGTCTATCCCGGAATGACCATCAAGGTCCCCGTCGACATCGTCGCCGCCCGCAACTACACCCCCATGCCGCAGGAGTACCCCGAGGCGAAGCGCTACGGCAAGTACATCCTGATCGATATGACCGAGCAGTGGATGGGGGCCTACGAAAACGGCAAGCTGAAGTTCTCCGCCCCCGCCGCGACCGGTGCCCCCGGCCACGAAACCCCGGTCGGCGTCTTCCACATCGATGCCCGTCATCGCAACCACACCTCTTCGCTGTACAAGACCGAGGACGAGAGCGGTCAGTACCCGATGGACAACGCCATGCGTTTCCACATCGGTCCCGACAACGTCTCCTACTGGATCCATGCCCGCGACCTTCCCGGCAAGCCCGCCTCGCATGGTTGCGTGGGGCTCTACGACGAAGGGATGCAGAACAGGGTGTACGGCATCCCCGCGAAGCCGCAGCTGATCGACTCGCAGAAGTTTTACGCCTGGGCCGTGGGCGAGAACGAGTACGATGGGGACACCGGCGATCTCGAGGAGCTGGAAGGCGCCCCCGTGGTTGAAGTAAGAGGCACCAACCCCGTTTACCGCAAGTAA
- a CDS encoding DedA family protein — protein sequence MQELFKEYLQVHGYWVLFLGTFLEGEAILIFAGFLAFQGYLDIYLVMLSALVGSFLGDQFYFHVGRTNGPQLLRLFTSFARKFRKALRLIERYGTFVAFVSRYTYGFRIVLPVILGMTTFASRRFLYLNFLSALTWSILFSLAGYLFGKAASLFIEDLQSYEPYLMLVLAGIIACLWSSHFVVHRWRKRHARARLKRIKSRPRRPKINHNHR from the coding sequence GTGCAGGAACTCTTCAAAGAATACCTGCAGGTGCATGGTTACTGGGTGCTCTTTCTAGGGACATTTCTGGAAGGGGAAGCCATCCTCATCTTTGCAGGCTTTCTCGCCTTCCAGGGATACCTCGACATCTACCTGGTCATGTTGTCCGCCTTGGTCGGTTCCTTCCTGGGAGACCAGTTCTACTTCCATGTCGGTCGAACCAACGGTCCGCAGTTGTTGCGTCTCTTCACCAGCTTTGCCCGAAAGTTCAGGAAAGCCTTGCGGCTCATCGAGCGTTACGGGACCTTCGTCGCCTTCGTTTCCCGGTACACCTACGGCTTTCGTATAGTGTTGCCGGTCATCCTGGGCATGACCACCTTTGCGTCGCGCCGCTTTCTCTATCTGAACTTTCTCTCCGCCCTAACCTGGTCGATACTATTTTCCCTGGCCGGCTATCTCTTCGGCAAGGCCGCCTCCCTTTTCATAGAAGACCTGCAGAGTTACGAGCCCTATCTGATGTTGGTTCTGGCGGGGATCATCGCCTGTCTGTGGTCCAGCCATTTCGTCGTGCACCGGTGGCGCAAGCGGCACGCGCGAGCCAGGCTCAAGCGCATCAAGTCCCGGCCCCGCCGTCCCAAGATCAATCATAACCACCGTTAG
- a CDS encoding RNA methyltransferase, with product MDLKERVSIVLVGTQSPGNIGMVCRAMKNMGLRDLRLVNPCQVDHLDAIKFAVSARDLLESARIFTSLEDAIADSEYSVATTRRHGKYRAEISTPPQIVERFAGCAPTSRLALVFGREDSGLTTDEVALCRWQSTIETADEFGSLNLSQAVLIFCYEFLKGAAPAPVKAARELAGSASLEPMYTHMEKTFLRIGYLNPQNPDHMMRTMRRIFSRAELDEREVASLRGLLSQIDWACAEFKGKKGA from the coding sequence ATGGATTTGAAGGAAAGAGTTTCCATAGTGTTGGTCGGGACCCAAAGCCCCGGCAACATAGGCATGGTCTGCCGTGCCATGAAGAACATGGGCCTGCGCGACCTGCGCCTGGTCAACCCCTGCCAGGTGGACCACCTGGACGCGATCAAATTTGCCGTCTCCGCGCGCGACCTTCTGGAGAGCGCACGCATCTTCACCTCGCTCGAGGACGCCATCGCCGACAGCGAGTACTCGGTGGCGACCACGCGGCGCCACGGCAAGTACCGCGCCGAGATCTCCACCCCTCCCCAGATCGTGGAGCGCTTCGCCGGATGCGCGCCCACCAGCCGCCTGGCCCTCGTCTTCGGCCGTGAGGACAGCGGGCTCACCACCGACGAGGTTGCCCTGTGCCGCTGGCAGTCCACCATCGAGACCGCCGACGAGTTCGGCTCGCTCAACCTGTCCCAGGCGGTGCTCATCTTCTGCTACGAGTTCCTGAAAGGCGCCGCACCCGCGCCGGTCAAGGCCGCGCGCGAACTGGCCGGGTCGGCCTCTCTCGAACCGATGTACACCCACATGGAAAAGACCTTCCTGAGGATCGGCTACCTGAACCCGCAAAACCCCGACCACATGATGCGCACCATGCGGCGCATCTTCTCCCGCGCCGAGCTGGACGAGCGCGAGGTGGCTTCCCTGCGCGGCCTGCTCTCCCAGATCGACTGGGCCTGCGCCGAGTTCAAGGGGAAGAAGGGCGCCTGA